From Macaca fascicularis isolate 582-1 chromosome 14, T2T-MFA8v1.1, a single genomic window includes:
- the LOC123568615 gene encoding uncharacterized protein yields MLQPGLTPLLGGLSRALGAQGLPPLANFLLGNRGLDAHINLSLHLRSEEAPLEETEAAATHESRSGGYGSEPARERASSQGRKGESSERRREGRTGPKTSPPRGSCCPAREHRSVTRDAAEVRREPPKGLSWRDSHRCPEGPRTESTLAPAGLHMLRALERSKAVAVGRGRWDARLAGRAGLRSGAAAALPGKAALAAGLSTGEDRLRPARLRRALTAGAAPARPLVHGAPISGRGSHCKEGVASTLAAAETLGPRLAASTKRAGGRSAALLRPRASRGPTPPRP; encoded by the coding sequence ATGCTGCAGCCGGGTCTCACACCTCTCCTGGGTGGCCTTTCAAGAGCTCTGGGCGCTCAGGGGCTGCCGCCTCTTGCAAATTTCCTCCTGGGAAACAGAGGCTTGGACGCCCATATTAACTTGTCACTGCATCTCCGAAGTGAGGAGGCCCCTTTGGAAGAGACAGAGGCGGCGGCAACCCACGAGTCCCGCTCCGGAGGCTACGGGTCTGAGCCGGCGAGGGAAAGAGCTAGCAgccaaggaaggaaaggagagagcagcgaaagaaggagagaagggcgCACTGGTCCCAAGACGTCTCCACCGAGAGGCAGCTGCTGCCCTGCTCGCGAGCACCGCAGTGTCACCCGCGACGCAGCAGAGGTGCGGCGAGAGCCCCCGAAAGGTCTCTCTTGGCGTGACAGTCACCGCTGCCCAGAAGGCCCCCGTACTGAGAGCACCTTAGCGCCTGCGGGTCTGCACATGCTCCGTGCGCTAGAGCGCAGCAAGGCTGTGGCCGTGGGGCGCGGGCGCTGGGACGCGCGGCTGGCGGGCCGGGCAGGGCTGCGCTCGGGAGCGGCCGCCGCGCTTCCCGGGAAGGCTGCGCTGGCTGCGGGGCTCAGCACAGGGGAGGACAGGCTGCGGCCGGCGCGGCTGCGGCGCGCGCTGACAGCCGGGGCCGCCCCGGCGCGCCCATTGGTCCACGGTGCACCAATCAGTGGCCGCGGCTCTCACTGCAAAGAGGGCGTGGCCTCAACTCTGGCCGCCGCCGAAACTCTGGGGCCGCGCTTGGCAGCGAGTACAAAGCGGGCTGGTGGCCGCTCTGCGGCACTGCTCCGGCCGCGCGCCTCCCGGGGGCCCACACCCCCGCGTCCCTAA